One window of Aerococcus tenax genomic DNA carries:
- a CDS encoding formate/nitrite transporter family protein → MAYINGKRPEKGILGPLTFDNVEKKTELFDKSFWRYALRSVYATLFLTFGTAIAMMTAQQTNLVAPGLGKFTFAFFFAWSLVLIIYMNGELATANMNFLVVGARKKYISWQKAFTILMVCVLFNFIGGLVCAYIFSRTTIFQDLPADHYLFTAVSGKFVKSALTIFIEGILANIIVNSAVVASNRMVNADGRVYAIIFIIFIFAFLGYEHVIANFVSFPLAFFSNGGPVDGMTLANVLKNFVFTFLGNLVGGGFVIGYVYSWLGDKETSYVD, encoded by the coding sequence ATGGCTTATATTAATGGCAAGCGCCCTGAGAAAGGAATTCTAGGCCCTTTAACTTTTGATAATGTAGAGAAGAAGACAGAACTATTTGATAAAAGTTTTTGGAGATACGCGCTAAGGAGTGTATACGCCACTTTATTCTTAACTTTTGGGACAGCAATCGCTATGATGACCGCCCAACAAACGAATTTAGTAGCCCCAGGCTTAGGTAAATTTACTTTTGCCTTCTTTTTTGCATGGTCATTGGTACTTATTATTTATATGAATGGTGAATTAGCGACTGCTAATATGAACTTTTTGGTAGTTGGAGCACGAAAAAAATATATCAGCTGGCAAAAGGCTTTTACGATTTTAATGGTTTGTGTTTTATTTAATTTTATTGGTGGCCTTGTTTGTGCTTATATTTTTTCAAGAACCACGATTTTCCAAGATTTACCTGCTGATCATTATTTATTTACAGCAGTTTCAGGAAAATTTGTTAAATCAGCGCTTACAATTTTTATTGAGGGGATTTTAGCTAATATTATCGTTAATAGTGCTGTGGTTGCTAGCAATCGGATGGTCAACGCAGATGGACGGGTTTATGCGATTATCTTTATTATTTTTATTTTTGCCTTCTTAGGTTATGAACACGTGATTGCTAACTTTGTTTCCTTCCCATTAGCTTTCTTCTCCAATGGAGGCCCTGTTGACGGGATGACCTTGGCTAATGTGCTTAAGAACTTTGTCTTTACTTTCTTAGGTAATCTTGTTGGTGGTGGCTTTGTCATTGGCTATGTCTATTCCTGGTTAGGAGATAAAGAAACTTCCTATGTAGACTAG
- the recD2 gene encoding SF1B family DNA helicase RecD2 — translation MAATEDYFIGEVEATFFSNPDNYYRVMRITVDDTNTLYSEKNIVVTGNFGTIQDGTTYQFFGNLVDHPKYGVQFKVSHYEGIKITSKDGLIKYLSSDEFPGIGKILAERVVNTLGEKTIDLIVNQPERLKEVKGLTKNKQQMLHEKVKANRGNEDTFIQLSEMGFSNHLAGKIYAKYQDEAVELIKENPYFLVKNIQGFGFQKADLLAQRLEFAYDSPLRIQGAITFSLETICYSNGDTYVKKEELFQQVLNLLNKSQMNLQMVDMQQVADRLSDLVDTNEVIATEEGYFLPSLYYAEKGIVKRLKRIKNERTQSKYENDNLANEIEETEAKLGIQYGPAQRKAIIEALEEKLFILTGGPGTGKTTVLEGIIDIYCRLNNIRLGDYDPSDFPIRLAAPTGRAAKRMSETTGLVATTIHRLIGLTGEEDENNIITSDKETIAGDLLIIDEMSMVDTWLFFQLLEAVPDDMQIILVGDKDQLPSVGPGQVLSDLLRSQTIAWRELDEIFRQDANSTITLLAHDIKNGEMPVDLTKNKADRSFFRVDYFHLADFIAAVAKRALEKDYDVKDIQVLAPMYKGQAGIDQINQKLQESLNPNTDGNKRQVSHFNRLFRLGDKVLQLQNQAEMNVFNGDMGEIVAIFYAKETTSQSDEIVVDFDGNEVTYNRQDFNQLTLAYCVSIHKSQGSEFPIVILPLISQYQRMLQRNLLYTAITRAKQSLILCGEVQAFQSAIQTQASQRHTNLYRSLLEEDELLPKLNSQSSEASPSQDQSTRSQGDESGDQQEDTGNSGMNVKVDWLTPDLLESGQIDPLIGMDGISPYDF, via the coding sequence ATGGCAGCTACAGAAGATTATTTCATCGGCGAAGTAGAAGCTACCTTTTTTTCTAATCCAGATAATTATTATCGGGTGATGCGGATTACGGTTGATGATACCAACACCCTTTACTCCGAAAAAAATATTGTCGTGACAGGAAATTTTGGAACTATCCAGGACGGAACTACATACCAATTCTTCGGGAACTTAGTTGATCATCCTAAGTACGGGGTTCAATTCAAAGTCTCCCATTATGAAGGAATAAAAATTACCAGTAAAGATGGCTTAATCAAATATTTATCCAGCGATGAATTTCCAGGAATTGGGAAAATATTGGCTGAACGTGTGGTCAATACCTTAGGTGAGAAGACCATTGACTTAATTGTAAATCAACCCGAACGTTTGAAAGAAGTTAAGGGCCTGACCAAGAATAAACAGCAAATGTTACATGAGAAAGTAAAGGCTAATCGTGGCAATGAGGATACCTTTATTCAATTATCGGAGATGGGCTTTTCTAACCACTTGGCAGGCAAGATTTATGCTAAATACCAAGATGAAGCGGTTGAATTGATTAAAGAAAATCCCTATTTCTTGGTTAAAAATATTCAGGGTTTTGGTTTTCAAAAGGCTGATTTACTGGCCCAACGTTTAGAATTTGCCTATGACTCGCCTTTACGCATCCAAGGGGCGATTACTTTTTCATTAGAAACAATTTGTTATAGCAATGGGGATACTTATGTTAAGAAGGAAGAACTATTCCAGCAGGTTCTCAATCTATTAAATAAAAGCCAAATGAATCTACAAATGGTTGACATGCAGCAAGTGGCTGATCGCTTGAGCGACTTGGTAGATACCAATGAAGTGATTGCGACTGAAGAGGGTTATTTTCTTCCTAGTCTCTATTATGCAGAGAAGGGGATTGTTAAACGTTTAAAACGTATCAAGAATGAACGAACTCAGTCTAAATATGAGAATGATAATTTGGCTAATGAAATAGAGGAAACCGAAGCAAAATTAGGTATTCAATATGGACCCGCTCAAAGGAAAGCAATTATTGAAGCCCTAGAAGAGAAATTATTTATTCTAACTGGGGGACCGGGTACGGGAAAAACCACGGTTTTAGAAGGAATCATCGATATTTATTGCCGGTTAAATAATATCCGCCTAGGGGATTATGACCCGAGTGATTTTCCTATTCGTTTGGCAGCTCCAACTGGACGGGCTGCCAAGCGGATGAGTGAAACTACTGGCCTAGTGGCAACCACTATTCATCGTTTAATCGGTCTCACTGGTGAAGAAGATGAAAATAATATCATAACTTCGGATAAAGAGACTATTGCAGGGGACTTACTGATTATTGATGAGATGTCTATGGTAGACACTTGGTTATTCTTTCAATTATTAGAAGCAGTTCCTGATGATATGCAAATTATCTTGGTAGGGGATAAAGATCAACTGCCCTCAGTTGGTCCAGGACAAGTGCTGTCAGATCTCTTGAGAAGTCAGACAATCGCCTGGCGCGAGCTCGACGAAATATTTCGTCAAGATGCCAATTCAACCATCACTTTATTGGCTCATGATATAAAAAATGGGGAAATGCCTGTCGATCTTACCAAAAATAAGGCTGACCGGTCATTTTTCCGGGTAGATTATTTCCACTTAGCTGATTTTATTGCAGCGGTGGCTAAACGTGCTCTTGAAAAAGATTATGATGTTAAAGATATTCAAGTTTTGGCCCCCATGTATAAGGGGCAGGCCGGCATCGATCAGATTAATCAGAAATTGCAGGAAAGTTTAAATCCAAATACTGATGGCAATAAGCGCCAAGTTAGCCACTTCAACCGTCTTTTTCGCTTAGGGGATAAGGTCTTGCAGTTACAAAACCAAGCTGAAATGAATGTCTTTAACGGGGATATGGGAGAAATCGTGGCGATATTTTATGCCAAGGAAACGACCAGCCAAAGTGATGAAATAGTGGTTGATTTCGACGGCAATGAGGTCACATACAACCGGCAAGATTTTAACCAATTAACCTTGGCGTATTGTGTTTCGATTCATAAATCGCAAGGAAGCGAATTTCCTATCGTTATCCTCCCTTTAATCAGTCAATACCAACGCATGCTCCAACGCAATTTGCTCTATACAGCGATCACCAGAGCTAAGCAATCCTTAATTCTCTGCGGTGAAGTTCAAGCCTTCCAATCTGCCATTCAAACCCAGGCCAGCCAACGCCATACTAACCTTTACCGCTCCCTACTTGAAGAAGACGAATTACTTCCTAAACTGAACTCGCAGTCAAGTGAAGCAAGTCCTAGTCAGGATCAAAGTACCAGGTCTCAAGGAGATGAGTCAGGGGACCAGCAAGAGGATACTGGAAACTCGGGAATGAATGTAAAGGTCGATTGGTTAACTCCTGACTTACTTGAAAGTGGTCAGATCGATCCTTTAATTGGTATGGATGGCATCAGCCCCTATGATTTTTAA
- the mnmA gene encoding tRNA 2-thiouridine(34) synthase MnmA has protein sequence MSDKKNKKVVLGMSGGVDSSVSALLLKEQGYDVIGIFMKNWDDTDENGVCTATEDYRDVQAVASQIGIPYYSVNFEKEYWDRVFEYFLDEYRHDRTPNPDVMCNKEIKFKAFLDYALDLGADYVAMGHYARVRTNDQGEVDLLRGVDSNKDQTYFLNQLSQEQLQHALFPIGELEKSEVRKIAEDHNLKTAHKKDSTGVCFIGERDFNAFLSNYLPAKPGLMKTLDGQVMAEHHGLMYYTIGQRKGLGIGGTKVGNNEPWFVIGKNQAKNELYVGQGYHHPLLYADYLLASEVSFTSDHFPREDFTCTAKFRYRQKDIPVKVSFLSDDQLRVDFEEPVRAITPGQSVVFYQDEVCLGGATIDAAYKDDKKLQYQ, from the coding sequence GTGAGTGATAAGAAAAATAAAAAAGTTGTTTTAGGCATGAGTGGGGGAGTGGATTCCAGTGTTTCCGCGCTCTTGCTGAAAGAACAGGGATATGACGTCATTGGTATTTTCATGAAGAATTGGGATGACACTGATGAAAATGGCGTTTGTACAGCAACCGAAGATTACCGGGATGTACAAGCTGTAGCTAGTCAGATAGGTATTCCTTATTATTCAGTCAACTTTGAAAAAGAATACTGGGACCGCGTCTTCGAATACTTTCTCGATGAATATCGTCATGACCGTACCCCTAATCCAGACGTCATGTGTAATAAAGAGATTAAATTCAAGGCCTTTCTCGATTATGCTTTGGACCTAGGAGCAGATTACGTAGCTATGGGCCACTATGCTCGGGTGAGAACAAATGACCAAGGCGAAGTAGACTTGCTTCGTGGGGTGGATAGTAATAAGGACCAAACCTACTTTTTAAATCAATTGTCTCAAGAGCAATTGCAACACGCGCTCTTTCCGATTGGCGAATTAGAAAAGTCGGAAGTGCGAAAAATTGCCGAAGATCATAATCTAAAGACGGCCCATAAAAAGGACTCCACCGGGGTCTGTTTTATTGGTGAGCGCGACTTTAATGCCTTCCTTTCCAATTACTTACCAGCTAAACCTGGTCTAATGAAAACCTTAGACGGCCAAGTGATGGCTGAGCACCATGGACTGATGTATTATACCATCGGTCAACGTAAGGGCTTGGGAATTGGAGGCACCAAGGTTGGTAATAATGAACCTTGGTTTGTTATTGGAAAGAACCAGGCTAAAAATGAACTCTATGTCGGCCAAGGCTACCATCATCCCTTGCTCTATGCTGACTACTTATTAGCCAGTGAAGTTTCTTTTACCAGTGACCATTTTCCACGTGAAGACTTTACCTGCACTGCTAAGTTCCGTTACCGGCAAAAAGATATCCCAGTGAAAGTCAGCTTCTTATCTGATGATCAGTTAAGGGTAGACTTTGAAGAGCCAGTTCGGGCTATTACACCAGGACAGTCGGTAGTCTTCTACCAAGATGAAGTTTGTTTAGGGGGAGCAACCATTGACGCTGCCTATAAGGATGATAAAAAGTTACAATACCAATAA